Part of the Scrofimicrobium sp. R131 genome is shown below.
CCTGCAGCAGCGCGCCCACCACCGCGGGAATTGCGCCGGTGGTGGCCACCAGCATCAGGGCAACCGACAGCGAGATTCCCAGCCAAATCGAGGTGAGCGCCACCCGGACGGTGTCGCGGGAAATAGCCACCAGCGTGACCACCGGGCGGAGCGAATCCTGCAGGATGACTACGTCGGCCGCCTCGCCCGCCGCGGTGGAGCCGCGGGCCCCCATCGCCACCCCCAGGTCGGCGGCAGCCAACACCGGTGCATCGTTGACACCGTCCCCGACCATCATCGTGGGTTTGGGGGACAGGGTCCGAACCACCTCAACCTTGTCGGCCGGGCGCATCGAGGCGTGCACCTGGGTGATTCCCACCAGCTTCGCCACCTCCTGCGCGGTCCCGGCACTGTCCCCGGTGACCATGGTGATCTCCGGGACGCCGTGATCCCCCAGCCACTGCACCACGGCGCGGCTCTCGTCGCGAATGTGGTCGGCCAGGATCAGCGCACCAAGGTAGCGGGAGCCCTCGGCGACGTACACTGCTACCTGGCCTGGCTCCAACTGGGCCCGCTTTGCCGAGGGGGCCACCGCCTGAATGTAGGAGTACCGGCCGACTCGAACCGGGTCACCCCCGAAGTCGGCTTCCACGCCCTGCCCGGTGTCCTCGCTGGCGTGCGCCGCGTTTTCCAGGGTGAGGCCCGCCGAAGTGGCCCCGGCCCGAATCCCGCTGGCCAGCACGTGGCTGGAGTACTGTTCGGCGCTGGCGGCCAACTGGGTCAGACGCTCAGAACTGCTGCCGGGCTCGGGCCGGGCTTCCACCAGCACCGGCTCCCCGTCGGTGAGGGTGCCGGTCTTGTCGAAGGCGATTGACTTGACCTTGGCGGCCTGCTCGAGAGCGGCCCCGCCTTTGACGATGATGCCGTTTTTGGCCGAGCGGGACATCCCGCCCATGAAGGCCACCGGGGCGGCGATCAGGAGCGGGCAGGGAGTGGCCAGCACCAGCACCTCGACGAAGCGGACCGGCTCCCCGCTGACGATCCACGCCACCCCGCCGATCAGCAGCGCCACCACGGTAAACGGCACGGCAAAACGATCGGCGAGGCGGACGGTGGGAGCCTTGGCATTCTCAGCTTCCTGGACCAGGCGGATGATCTGCTGATATTGGGAATCCGCGCTGCGTTTGAGTGCCCGCACTCGAACCGCCTGCGAGCCGTTGACCGCACCGGAGGGCAACTCGTCCCCGCTGACGACGCTGACGGGCAGGCTCTCCCCGGTCAAAGAGGATTCGTCAAACGAGCCGGTGGGGCTCAGCAGAATACAGTCGACCGGAACGATTTCCCCGGGCAGGACCAGCAGCAGGTCCCCAACCTGAACGGACTCGGCCTCAATGTCGCGCACGTCGGTGTCCGACCAGTCACCGGAACTGTCCGCATTGGTCTCCCCGGCTCGGGCCAGCAAATGCGCGCTGGTTGGGGTCCGGTCCAGCAGGGCTGTCAGCTCGCGCTGGGCCCGATTGGCGGCGTAGTCCTCCAGCGCCTCGCCGCCGGAAAGCATCAATACCACAATGATTGAAGCCCAGTACTCGCCTACCAAAAGTGTTGAAACAATCGCCAGTAGAGCCAGGATGTCCAGGCCAAAGTGGCCGCGGATGATATCTCGGATCATTCCCACCGCGGTCCAGAGAGCGAATGCACCAGAGAAAGCGCTGATCAGCGCGTGAGCGATCGCGGTTTGCTCGGAGGCATTCAGAACTAGACCGACGATCAGGACGGCCAGTGCCATCGCGACCACCGGGTACTGTCGGAGGAAGGACCAGACTTTTTGCATAGCTCTACCATGGTGGGTTTGGAGCAGGATTTCAACGAAGGTTAGGCGATGCTTCCCTGCCGTTGGGACCTTGGACCCACCCGGTGGGGAACCCTGATTTTTCCCGGATAAGTGCATATTGGCTGAATATCAGTTTGCCGCCGTGGGATGCTGTCCATTCGAGGACAGAACATTTATCATCGGCAAGTCAAGCTGTCGGTCCAAGCGGCAGCTGACCCCCCACAGCGCGAAAGGTTTCCTCATGGCGTACCAGACTGAACCGCAATATCCGCAGCAACCGGACAGCGGGTACTACACCACGGTTCCCCCCAAATCATTTGTCGTAACCTGGCTGTTTGCGTGGCTGCTCGGGACCTTCGGGGTGGATCGTTTCTACCTGGGCAAAATCGGCACCGGCGTCTTGAAGCTGCTGACCGGGGGTGGATTCGGAATCTGGACGCTGGTCGACGTCCTGATCACCCTGTTCGGCGGGCAAACCGACAAGTGGGGCCGCCCGCTGGTGGGTTATGAGGAGAACAAGACCATGGCGTGGATCATCACCCTGGTCTTCCTGTTCGGCGGCGTAGTGCTCGCCATCGTGACCGGGGTCCTCAGCGCAATTTTCAGCTCTTTCTAGGCGATCCCGGCTCGGACCCGGATGGGAGCCGAGCCGGTTTTTGCCCGCCCTTCGGGGCTCTTTCCTCGCTGCTGGGTGAAGTCGGGTTCAAATTGTGGCTGAACCCCGACTTCACCCAGGGCGTTCTCATGGAAAGATAGGCTTATGCTGCTAAGTGACCGCGATATTCGGCGCGGAATTGAGGCCGGACGCATTGACCTCGATCCGCTTGACCTGGACCTGATTCAGCCCGCGTCCATCGACGTCCGCCTGGATCGTTACTTCCGCCTGTTCGACAATCACCGCTACCCGGTGATCGACCCGGCGCAAGAGCAGCCGGGACTGACGCGCGAGGTGGTGGCCACCGGGGAGCCGTTCGTCCTGCACCCGGGCGAGTTTGTCCTGGGTTCCACCTACGAGCGGGTGACGCTGGGCGATGACATTGCCGCCCGGCTGGAGGGGAAGTCCTCCCTCGGCCGGCTCGGCCTGCTCACGCACTCCACCGCCGGTTTCATCGATCCGGGCTTTTCCGGCCACGTCACCCTGGAGCTTTCCAACACGGCCACGATGCCGATTCTGCTGCACCCGGGGATGAAGATTGGCCAGCTCTGCTTCTTCGACCTGTCCAGTCCGGCCGAGCATCCCTACGGCTCCGCCCAACTCGGATCCCACTATCAGGGTCAACGCGGCCCGACCCCGTCCCGCTCCTACCTGCGCTTTGAGCTGACGGTCCTGGATGAGGACGAGTTGGAGGCGCCGCCGCCAACCGAGCAGGACCGGGCAAAATGACGGCGGCCAACCCGGAGCGGCGCTCAATCTGGGAGCGGCTGGCAGAAAAGAAGGGCGAGGTGCACCCCCTCGCCGACATTGACCTTGCGCCCCTGGATGAGTCGACCTCCACCTTCCGGATCGAGCACACGGGTCAGCTGGTGCTGGACGACTCGGCCGCCTCCATTGCCGCCCCGGTGGACGCCAACCAGCCCCTCGGCGAGTTGGACGCGGTCACCGCGGCTGCCTACCACCTGCTGGTGCTGCCCCCGGGCCGGCGCGGGGAGGAAGTTGAAGCGTTGGCAATTTCCGTTTGGAACGAGGCGGGGTGGATTAACCCGGGCGTCCTGCACCTAACCGAGGGGGTCACCCTGGAGGGGCCCTGGCAGGTGAGCGAGGCGACCCACCTGGACCTGGGTTTGCAGGGGGACAACGAGTCGGTTTGGCTGCTGCGCTGCCAGCCGGTTCGCGGCGCCGCCCCGACCGAGGAAGTCATGGCTCGGGAAGAGCTGGCCCGCGCTTTTCCCGCCGGGATGCCGGTCGGGGTGGAGCTGGGTGCCCTCTCGGTCCTGCGCCGGGTCGCTCGGCGCCTGGGCGGACAGCTGCGGATCGCGGGTTCCGGTCAGGTGCTGGTGCCCGATCCGGGCAGCGCGGTCAACCTGCGGGTCTACACCGCGGAGCCGGCCGGGCAGGACGAGGTCCTGGCCGCTCTGTCAGAGCGGTTTCCCGAGGTGGAGTTGGTGACGCCGGCCCTCGAGGGCCAGGGTCCCAGCCCCTACGCACTCCTGATCAAGGTGGGGGCCGCCTCCCAGGTGCTGGTGGGCCTGCGTCTGGTCACCCAGATCCCGCGCGCCCTCCGGTGGGAAAGCTGGGTGCGCCAGGACGTGTTTGTTTACGAGGTGAACTGGGCCAACCTGATTCAGCAAACCCTGCCGAACGGGCAGCTGACCCGGGTCGGCCGGCGCGAACGGGCCCTGGTCTCAGCGGCGATTTCGGGCGCCGCGGCCACGCTGGCCTCCCTCATGCGCGATGTCGCCGTGGTGGACGAAGACGATTTCCTGGTGGCGTTGGACGAGTTGGAGTCGCCAACCGAAAACTAGGCCTGGTCCTGGGCTTGGCTTCGGTGGACCCCTTCCAGCAGCAGCATCGCCACGTCCTTCACCTCCGGGGCGGGAACCCCGGTGACCGAGGCGCTGGCGGAGTCAAACATCTGCGTGCAGAACGGGCAGGCGGTGGCGACGGTGGTGGCGCCGGTGTCGGCGGCCTCCTGCAGCCGGTTGGTGGCGATGCGAGTCCCGCGGGTCTCCTCCATCCAAGCCCGGGCTCCGCCGGCCCCGCAGCAGAACGAGTTCTCTCCTGACCGCGGCATTTCGATTACCGGCAGCATGGAACCGAGCAGTTCCCGCGGGGCAGAGAAGACCCGATTGTGGCGCCCGAGGAAACACGGGTCGTGGTAGGTGATCCGCTGACCCTCCGGGGGCGCGGTGGGGGTGAGGGCGCCCTCCCGGACCAACCGGTTCAGCAACTGCGTGTGGTGAATGACCTCGTAGTGCCCACCCATCTCCGGGTACTCATTCGCGATCGTGTTGAAACAGTGGGCGCAGGTGACCACAATCCGCTGGGCCTTCGCCTCGTTCAAAGTGTCAATTGCCGCCTCGGCCAACAGCTGGAACAGCACCTCGTTGCCCGCGCGTCGGGCCGGATCCCCGGTGCAGGATTCCCCCGACCCGAGGACGGCAAAACTGACCCCGGCCGTGTGCAGCAG
Proteins encoded:
- the dcd gene encoding dCTP deaminase, yielding MLLSDRDIRRGIEAGRIDLDPLDLDLIQPASIDVRLDRYFRLFDNHRYPVIDPAQEQPGLTREVVATGEPFVLHPGEFVLGSTYERVTLGDDIAARLEGKSSLGRLGLLTHSTAGFIDPGFSGHVTLELSNTATMPILLHPGMKIGQLCFFDLSSPAEHPYGSAQLGSHYQGQRGPTPSRSYLRFELTVLDEDELEAPPPTEQDRAK
- a CDS encoding TM2 domain-containing protein, which gives rise to MAYQTEPQYPQQPDSGYYTTVPPKSFVVTWLFAWLLGTFGVDRFYLGKIGTGVLKLLTGGGFGIWTLVDVLITLFGGQTDKWGRPLVGYEENKTMAWIITLVFLFGGVVLAIVTGVLSAIFSSF
- a CDS encoding heavy metal translocating P-type ATPase, producing MQKVWSFLRQYPVVAMALAVLIVGLVLNASEQTAIAHALISAFSGAFALWTAVGMIRDIIRGHFGLDILALLAIVSTLLVGEYWASIIVVLMLSGGEALEDYAANRAQRELTALLDRTPTSAHLLARAGETNADSSGDWSDTDVRDIEAESVQVGDLLLVLPGEIVPVDCILLSPTGSFDESSLTGESLPVSVVSGDELPSGAVNGSQAVRVRALKRSADSQYQQIIRLVQEAENAKAPTVRLADRFAVPFTVVALLIGGVAWIVSGEPVRFVEVLVLATPCPLLIAAPVAFMGGMSRSAKNGIIVKGGAALEQAAKVKSIAFDKTGTLTDGEPVLVEARPEPGSSSERLTQLAASAEQYSSHVLASGIRAGATSAGLTLENAAHASEDTGQGVEADFGGDPVRVGRYSYIQAVAPSAKRAQLEPGQVAVYVAEGSRYLGALILADHIRDESRAVVQWLGDHGVPEITMVTGDSAGTAQEVAKLVGITQVHASMRPADKVEVVRTLSPKPTMMVGDGVNDAPVLAAADLGVAMGARGSTAAGEAADVVILQDSLRPVVTLVAISRDTVRVALTSIWLGISLSVALMLVATTGAIPAVVGALLQEVLDLVAIVYSLRALTGRAPVLPEGGSQVPVGLPSSAKRAEVEPPTGMSISGQRPDSNG